In archaeon BMS3Bbin15, the genomic window GCAGGCGAAAAGGAGGAGCACGGCTTGATAGATTTTCCTGAACAATTTGTATTGATGGTTTCTGGCCCTCTTGGGACTGGAAAAAATGAGTTTTGTCTAAATATGGCAAATATACATTTAAAGAAAGGGAAGAAGGTGGTTTATATTACCACAGACCTAACTCCCAAAGTAATCTACTCAAAACTTAATGATTTCGGCCTTGATGATGAACTTGAAAACCTCTATTTTTTTGATGGCAGTATATGGAATATAAAGGATAGAGCGAAATGGTTAAGTGAGAAAAAGGTAAAGCTCATAGATATAAGTGCATCCAACCCGAATATCATGTTTGAAAAAGTCGAGACAGGTCTATCAGTACTTGGTGGTAATCTCAAGATTATATTTGATTCTCTATCTTCTTTTCTTTTCAGAAATGAGCTTGGCCCTGCTATAAAAACCTTCAGCAGGCTTGTAAATAGATGCAGAAGAGAGCATGATTTTCTTGTCTTCACTCTGCACGAGGACCTTCATCCCCCTCATATTTTCAAGGAGGCAGAAAATTTTGCTGATGGTGAAATAAAGATGAGATTTCTAGAGGATGAAGATGGCCTTAAAAGACAGATAATGATTGCATTTCTCAGAGGTCTTCACTATGATTCTGAGTGGAGAGATATTTCTATGGAGAATGGTTTTCTTGAGATTCTCTAAAGTATTCCGGAGCAGAGGAGAAGCTTGAGGGTTAGACCTGTAAAGAGCGGTACAAGTATGTTATCTTCATCTCTTCTGTTAATGAGGGATTCGACAAGGGCTCCTGTCAGGCTACCAGCAAAGGCCAGTTCTGTGGGAATAACAAGGCTTGA contains:
- a CDS encoding KaiC, whose amino-acid sequence is MIDFPEQFVLMVSGPLGTGKNEFCLNMANIHLKKGKKVVYITTDLTPKVIYSKLNDFGLDDELENLYFFDGSIWNIKDRAKWLSEKKVKLIDISASNPNIMFEKVETGLSVLGGNLKIIFDSLSSFLFRNELGPAIKTFSRLVNRCRREHDFLVFTLHEDLHPPHIFKEAENFADGEIKMRFLEDEDGLKRQIMIAFLRGLHYDSEWRDISMENGFLEIL